TAACTCAGGATATGGGTTATATTAAAATTAACCGATTTGCAGAAACTACTTTTAAAGAATTTAAAACGGCACTCAATGCCTTACAAAAACAAGGAGCACGAAAACTTACCCTTGATTTACGTGATAATCCAGGAGGTTATTTAGGCATTGCAGAACAAATGGCTGATGAGTTTTTAGAAAACGGAAAATTAATTTTATTTACAAAAAACAAAAAGGGTCAGATAGATTATTCTTATGCTACCAAAAAAGGAGCTTTTGAAAATAAGCCTATCTACGTATTAATTAATGAACTTTCGGCCTCTGCAAGTGAAATTATTGCTGGTGCCTTACAGGATAATGATATTGGTACTATTGTGGGGCGTCGTTCTTTTGGAAAAGGTTTGGTGCAACGTGAAATGGAACTAGGAGATGGTTCTGCAGTTCGCTTAACGATATCACGTTATTATACACCAACGGGACGGTCTATTCAAAAAAACTACGCCAATGGAAATAAAGATTATTATCAAAAATTTATGGATCGGTATGCCAGTGGAGAATTGGTTGCTGTGGATAGCATTAAAGTAGCTGATTCATTGAAGTTTACCACCCCAAAGGGTAAAGTGGTTTATGGCGGTGGAGGTATTGTCCCTGATGTTTTTGTTCCGATTGGCACCAATGAAAATGAAGCTATTAGTTCAGTAGAGAGCGAGGTCATTATGTCGCGTTTCATCTTTGATCACTTAGAAGAAGATAGAAAACGGTATACTGCGTATTCAGAAAAAAACTTTATAGAAAATTTTAGGGTTGACGATATTCTCTTTCAAAATTACATCAGTCACATATCAAAATTTCTGGACCCGAGAGTTCCGGGAATTGATTATTACGCCTACGAAGACAAAATAAAGCTGTACCTCAAAGCAGCATTGGCAGAACAACTGTTTAATCCAAATGCTTTTGCCATTATTAAAGGGAAAGCCGATACCATGCTTAAAAAAGTTTTGGAGTTAGATGATTCCATACCAAATAAATGATAATTTTTAGACCATAACAAAAATTTATTTGGAAGAACTATTGCAGATTGTACCTCGTATTCCGCTCGATTTTACGAGCTAAAATTTAATTAAAAGCTGAATTATTAACGCCCACGACTTTTAGGAAATTCTCATTTTAAGCCTTGTTTACTTCGTAAACGTATTATTCCTCTTTTACTTTGTTTTGAATTTTTTTTGACATTAAAAAAATGACTAAGACAACAATAGCGCACAACGAGGCAACAATACCAATCAAGGCAATAGTACTATCACCTTGAAGTAAATTATCGAAATTCAGCATAGTGCTATTGTAACCTATCAATGCCACTGCAATTAGGATCAGTAAAAAGCTAATGTATTTATTCATGACTAGTTTTATAGGATTCAGATAAAAAATGTTTTATTAAAAAAGCTGATTTATGTTAGATGCAAATAACTTAACAGATATGGCCAATAAAATCACTCCAAAAACTTTACGGATAACACTCAGGCCAGCTTTTCCTAATACTTTCTCTATTTTTTTAGATGATTTTAAAACCAAATAAACAAAGATAATATTTACGATAATAGCGACGATAATATTTTCTACAAAGTACTCTGCACGTAATGATAAAATAGCCGTCATGGTGCCTGCCCCTGCAATTAATGGAAAAGCAATGGGGACTATCGATGCACTTTCGGGTTCGTCGTCTCTATATAATGATATACCCAAAATCATTTCTATAGCCAAGAAAAAAATAACAAAAGCACCTGCAACAGCAAATGAGTTCACGTCAATACCAATAAGTTTTAATATTTCTTCCCCGACAAACAAAAAGGAAACCATAATAACGGCAGCTACAATAGAGGCTTTTTCAGAATGAATGTGCCCTACTTTGTTGCGTAAGCCTATGATGATGGGGATGCTTCCCAAGATATCAATTACAGCAAA
The sequence above is drawn from the Cellulophaga sp. Hel_I_12 genome and encodes:
- a CDS encoding S41 family peptidase, translating into MKKKQSFMWPTLLAGTLALGVFIGGKLHFNDTPEKLFTTNSKKDKLNRLIDYIDYEYVDDINTDSIVDVAVNNILDKLDPHSVYIPKKSMAKVSENMKGDFVGIGISFFMENDTIAVVRAIEGGPSFKNGIQPGDRILMADNMPLFGQEISNEKVIDKLKGLKGTPVKLKIYRKQDDKIFDIILKRDDIPLKSVDAAYMLTQDMGYIKINRFAETTFKEFKTALNALQKQGARKLTLDLRDNPGGYLGIAEQMADEFLENGKLILFTKNKKGQIDYSYATKKGAFENKPIYVLINELSASASEIIAGALQDNDIGTIVGRRSFGKGLVQREMELGDGSAVRLTISRYYTPTGRSIQKNYANGNKDYYQKFMDRYASGELVAVDSIKVADSLKFTTPKGKVVYGGGGIVPDVFVPIGTNENEAISSVESEVIMSRFIFDHLEEDRKRYTAYSEKNFIENFRVDDILFQNYISHISKFLDPRVPGIDYYAYEDKIKLYLKAALAEQLFNPNAFAIIKGKADTMLKKVLELDDSIPNK
- a CDS encoding MarC family protein, with the protein product MEFHFNFREIATASMVLFAVIDILGSIPIIIGLRNKVGHIHSEKASIVAAVIMVSFLFVGEEILKLIGIDVNSFAVAGAFVIFFLAIEMILGISLYRDDEPESASIVPIAFPLIAGAGTMTAILSLRAEYFVENIIVAIIVNIIFVYLVLKSSKKIEKVLGKAGLSVIRKVFGVILLAISVKLFASNINQLF